The proteins below come from a single Sorghum bicolor cultivar BTx623 chromosome 4, Sorghum_bicolor_NCBIv3, whole genome shotgun sequence genomic window:
- the LOC8078936 gene encoding probable transcription factor At4g00390 produces the protein MQLAGAAAIDTRCHRLPATSPPQSPESTPSPRHAAHAARRTPRPASPARRAATMSSGRPSESAMDADAAPAASFPLRSKKRLPRTGDGNSSPNPSPRGSPARGSELKRRRRTSAESAALALATAAARASASGVRSDAGDGAVERRRRPRARAEGGDGAIRMLGAAAARVGGGRGAAQKQWSDDDEFTLLTAAVAFRERNGRAPRLPDMAELFESIRDSISSHIDQFMVYYKIKRLKSKFQHSSGPRDRRLRDLCSVLWGVGVVPSSEEDSDVGERRAVPDAAAMMPVVTEVLGEYWKTNERAMAGVSLEKGLSLLGKKEGRLIETKWRQQLDQEMQSQMRRHDLAKEVCGLLTDAIKGLGP, from the coding sequence ATGCAACTAGCCGGCGCAGCGGCAATAGACACGCGGTGTCATCGATTACCGGCGACTTCCCCACCCCAATCGCCAGAGTCCACGCCCTCGCCACGCCACGCCGCCCACGCCGCACGCCGCACGCCGCGCCCCGCGTCCCCCGCACGTCGTGCCGCGACGATGTCATCCGGACGCCCTTCCGAATCTGCCATGGACGCCGACGCAGCGCCCGCGGCGTCCTTCCCTCTCAGATCGAAGAAGCGGCTGCCCCGCACGGGCGACGGCAACTCGAGCCCAAACCCTAGCCCCCGCGGCTCCCCCGCCCGCGGTAGCGAGCTTAAGCGCAGGCGCCGCACATCTGCGGAGTCCGCCGCGCTCGCGCTCGccacggccgccgcgcgcgcgtcCGCGTCCGGCGTCCGCTCCGACGCGGGCGACGGCGCCGTCGAGAGGCGGAGACGCCCGCGCGCCCGCGCCGAAGGAGGCGACGGGGCCATCCGGATGctcggagccgccgccgcccgcgtcGGTGGAGGCCGCGGCGCCGCCCAGAAACAATGGAGCGACGACGACGAGTTCACGCTCCTCACCGCAGCCGTTGCCTTCCGCGAGCGCAACGGCCGAGCCCCGCGCCTCCCGGACATGGCCGAGCTGTTCGAGTCCATTAGGGACTCCATCTCCTCGCACATCGACCAGTTCATGGTGTACTACAAGATTAAGCGCCTGAAGAGCAAGTTCCAGCACTCCTCCGGCCCGCGCGACCGTCGCCTGCGCGATCTGTGCTCCGTACTATGGGGCGTCGGCGTCGTGCCCTCTTCCGAGGAAGACTCGGACGTCGGCGAGCGACGTGCTGTCCCTGATGCGGCAGCCATGATGCCGGTGGTCACCGAGGTGCTCGGCGAGTACTGGAAAACGAATGAGCGAGCCATGGCAGGGGTGTCGCTTGAGAAAGGCCTGTCACTACTGGGGAAAAAAGAGGGCAGACTTATTGAAACCAAATGGAGGCAGCAGCTTGATCAAGAGATGCAATCTCAGATGCGGCGGCATGATCTGGCTAAGGAAGTCTGCGGCTTGCTCACTGATGCCATCAAAGGCCTCGGCCCTTAG
- the LOC8078934 gene encoding soluble inorganic pyrophosphatase 6, chloroplastic — MATAATASATAATRFTLLAGAGLRSRISRRPTAVRFQRQRGLTTTALLKTADLLPKAQGQPETLDYRVFLVDGGGRKVSPWHDVPLRAGDGVFHFVVEIPKESSAKMEVATDEAFTPIKQDTKKGNLRYYPYNINWNYGLLPQTWEDPTSANSDVEGAFGDNDPVDVVEIGERRANIGDVLKVKPLAALAMIDEGELDWKIVAISLDDPKASLVNDVDDVEKHFPGTLTAIRDWFRDYKIPDGKPANRFGLGNKPASKEYALKVIEETNESWEKLVKRNIPAGELSLA, encoded by the exons ATGGCGACGGCGGCCACGGCGTCCGCGACGGCGGCGACCCGCTTCACGCTCCTAGCGGGCGCGGGGCTCCGCAGCCGCATCAGCCGCCGCCCCACCGCCGTGCGGTTCCAGCGCCAGCGGGGGCTCACCACCACCGCGCTACTGAAGACCGCCGACCTCCTGCCCAAGGCGCAGGGCCAGCCCGAGACGCTCGACTACCGCGTCTTCCTCGTCGACGGCGGGGGCCGGAAGGTGTCGCCGTGGCACGACGTCCCGCTGCGCGCAGGGGACGGGGTGTTCCACTTTGTCGTCGAGATCCCCAAGGAGAGCAGCGCCAAGATGGAGGTCGCCACCGACGAGGCCTTCACGCCCATCAAGCAGGACACCAAGAAGGGCAACCTTCGATACTACCC GTACAACATTAACTGGAATTATGGATTACTTCCTCAAACATGGGAGGACCCGACTTCTGCAAATTCCGATGTTGAAGGAGCATTTGGGGATAATGATCCTG TTGATGTTGTTGAGATAGGTGAAAGACGTGCCAATATCGGGGATGTTCTTAAGGTTAAGCCATTGGCAGCTTTAGCAATGATTGATGAAGGGGAGCTTGACTGGAAAATTGTGGCCATTTCTTTGGATGACCCGAAAGCATCTCTTGTGAACGACGTGGATGATGTTGAGAAGCATTTTCCG GGGACACTGACTGCCATCAGAGACTGGTTCAGAGACTACAAGATACCTGATGGAAAGCCTGCCAACAGATTTGGTCTCGGCAACAAGCCCGCAAGCAAG GAATATGCCCTGAAGGTCATTGAAGAGACCAACGAATCATGGGAGAAATTGGTAAAGAGGAATATTCCTGCTGGAGAGCTCTCGTTAGCCTAA
- the LOC8075205 gene encoding uncharacterized protein LOC8075205 yields MPSEQPSASTVATDPAHTPLFSPRRRWKKPSSGPQPRVGGGNQRGPNPSPLGSPSSRSELKRTLRESAETAGLVLDLNAAKALRGSDASARPDGDNGDLERLGAVRVAVDVDHGAAQSLWSDADEVKLLAAAAAFRERTGRPPLRLDAGSLFDSIRDSVSPHFDEAMVYSKLMRFESKFSCGAPGSSITTHERRVHDLSTRVWGALDVVPLPEDDSCDQEANESYGDERRLITERSPMPAPPPCLDAPVPSERSSASSIGAGGAPALPYHDERRLITEGAPMPALSPRLDAPSPSEQSSACSYCSMDADATPTPPCPDERRLITERAPMPALSPRLDMPSPSERSSASSMDTDAAPTLPCLDERRLTTQRAPLPALSPRIDAPMLSERSSAFSMDANAAHTPPSSHSSKKRSLSPLLGMGDGHLDPSSSPCGSPSRRLRISTESTVVTLAAAAAAAAAATLWSDVDGGHEDVQSPESTGVAVDLGRGDVQGLQPSDGGCHGVAPNYPKRWSDAEEVTLLAAAAFFRERTGRSPLPIDAGALFDSIRDSVSPRINEANVSYKLTRFRSKFLHSAPEKSATAHDRLLHDLSAKSWGSVNTVAREARDAATKTPVVTEVLEARDAATKMPVVTEVLREYWKMNELAGLSLEKGLSLLWRKNGRLIETRWRKQFDGEMKTQMRWHDLAKEICGLLNDTIKGLGT; encoded by the coding sequence ATGCCCTCCGAACAGCCGTCGGCATCCACCGTGGCTACCGACCCGGCGCACACGCCCCTCTTCTCTCCCAGGCGCAGATGGAAGAAGCCCTCGTCCGGTCCCCAGCCCCGCGTGGGCGGCGGCAACCAACGGGGCCCCAACCCTAGTCCCCTGGGCTCCCCTTCAAGCAGGAGCGAGCTCAAGCGCACGCTCCGCGAGTCCGCGGAGACTGCCGGACTAGTGCTCGACCTCAACGCGGCGAAGGCCTTGCGTGGGTCCGACGCCAGCGCCCGCCCCGACGGAGACAACGGCGACCTCGAAAGGCTCGGAGCTGTGcgcgtcgccgtcgacgtaGACCATGGCGCCGCTCAGAGTCTCTGGAGCGATGCGGACGAGGTCAAgctgctcgccgccgccgccgccttccgCGAGCGCACCGGACGACCCCCGCTCCGCCTGGACGCGGGCTCGCTGTTCGACTCCATCAGGGATTCCGTCTCCCCGCACTTCGACGAGGCCATGGTGTACTCCAAGCTGATGCGATTCGAGAGCAAGTTCTCTTGCGGTGCGCCGGGGAGTTCCATTACCACGCACGAACGCCGCGTGCATGACCTGTCCACCAGAGTGTGGGGTGCGCTCGACGTCGTGCCCCTTCCGGAGGATGACTCGTGCGACCAAGAAGCTAACGAGAGCTACGGCGACGAGCGACGCCTGATCACAGAGCGCTCGCCCATGCCCGCACCCCCGCCATGCCTCGACGCGCCGGTGCCGTCCGAGCGGTCATCTGCATCCTCCATCGGCGCCGGCGGGGCGCCCGCGCTTCCTTACCACGACGAACGACGGCTGATTACAGAGGGCGCACCCATGCCTGCACTCTCGCCACGCCTCGACGCGCCGTCGCCGTCCGAGCAGTCATCCGCATGCTCCTATTGCTCCATGGACGCCGACGCGACGCCCACGCCTCCTTGCCCCGATGAGCGACGCCTGATAACAGAGCGCGCGCCCATGCCCGCACTCTCGCCACGCCTCGACATGCCGTCGCCGTCCGAGCGGTCATCAGCATCGTCCATGGACACCGACGCGGCGCCCACGCTTCCTTGCCTCGACGAGCGACGCCTGACCACACAGCGCGCGCCCTTGCCCGCACTCTCGCCACGCATCGACGCGCCGATGCTGTCGGAGCGGTCATCTGCATTCTCCATGGACGCCAACGCGGCACACACGCCTCCTTCCTCTCACAGTTCGAAGAAGCGGTCGCTCAGCCCTCTGCTCGGCATGGGCGACGGCCACCTGGACCCAAGCTCTAGCCCATGCGGCTCTCCCTCCCGCAGGCTCCGCATATCCACAGAGAGCACCGTGGTCACGCTCgctgcagcagctgctgctgcggcggcggccacgCTCTGGTCGGACGTCGACGGAGGGCACGAAGATGTCCAGAGTCCCGAATCCACGGGCGTCGCCGTCGACTTAGGCCGCGGCGACGTTCAGGGACTCCAACCCTCGGACGGCGGATGCCATGGCGTCGCCCCTAACTATCCCAAAAGATGGAGCGACGCCGAGGAGGTCACGCTTCTCGCCGCAGCCGCCTTCTTCCGCGAGCGCACCGGGCGATCCCCGCTCCCCATCGACGCGGGCGCGCTGTTCGACTCCATCAGGGACTCCGTCTCCCCGCGCATCAACGAAGCCAATGTGTCCTACAAGCTGACGCGCTTCAGGAGCAAGTTCCTGCACTCGGCGCCGGAGAAATCCGCCACCGCGCACGACCGCCTCTTGCATGATCTCAGTGCCAAATCATGGGGCTCTGTCAACACTGTGGCTCGAGAGGCCCGAGATGCAGCAACCAAGACGCCAGTGGTAACAGAGGTGCTTGAGGCCCGAGATGCAGCAACCAAGATGCCAGTGGTCACCGAGGTGCTTCGTGAGTACTGGAAAATGAATGAATTGGCGGGGTTGTCACTGGAGAAGGGGCTGTCACTACTATGGAGAAAAAATGGCAGATTGATTGAAACCAGGTGGAGGAAGCAGTTTGATGGAGAGATGAAAACACAAATGCGGTGGCATGATCTGGCTAAGGAAATTTGTGGCTTGCTCAATGATACCATCAAGGGCCTAGGGACATAA